The following proteins are encoded in a genomic region of Arcobacter cloacae:
- a CDS encoding transglycosylase SLT domain-containing protein has product MKKILLLILLVFSFSYSNSLGLTNTDLIILKKIKTLTDDTMMKYTLMAIAIKESSVGKKQINSVSNDYGLFQSNIKSVIRRQKVEDNPQNREYFARKLLTDVGFATANAIVEIDYWREIHKENWVRIWASYNTGWKFTSDTGVLYASSIFDIIKKLKFEYDL; this is encoded by the coding sequence ATGAAAAAAATCTTACTTTTAATTTTATTAGTTTTTAGTTTTAGTTATTCAAACTCTTTAGGATTAACAAATACAGATTTAATAATTTTAAAGAAAATAAAAACATTAACTGATGACACTATGATGAAATATACTTTAATGGCAATTGCAATAAAAGAGTCTTCTGTTGGTAAAAAACAAATAAATAGTGTAAGTAATGATTATGGACTTTTTCAATCAAATATAAAAAGTGTTATTAGAAGACAAAAAGTAGAAGACAATCCACAAAATAGAGAGTATTTTGCAAGAAAACTTTTAACAGATGTGGGATTCGCAACAGCAAATGCTATTGTTGAGATTGATTATTGGCGAGAAATTCATAAAGAAAATTGGGTAAGAATCTGGGCTAGTTATAACACAGGTTGGAAATTTACCAGTGATACGGGTGTTTTATATGCTAGTTCTATCTTTGATATAATAAAAAAATTAAAATTTGAATACGATTTATAA
- a CDS encoding UDP-N-acetylmuramate dehydrogenase, whose protein sequence is MQNSIRTIDFKRYSSIRIGPVLDVLVINEIGDYSDYQIIGRANNLLVSPNTNKKFAILGEEFDYIKKEEDLLYVGCATTSGKLLTYTRKNDIKNLEFLAKLPGNLGGLVKMNAGLKSWEVFNYIHSIKTKDGYIKKEDIDFSYRKTKIDTIVYEVVFNLEYGFSNEMLKEFTKMRDNQPSIASAGSCFKNPKDDFAGRLIEAIGLKGIKKGDMSFSQQHANFLVNYGNGTFDDAIYLINLAKQKIKDEFDIDIEEEIIIYN, encoded by the coding sequence ATGCAAAATAGTATTAGAACAATAGATTTTAAAAGATATTCATCAATAAGAATTGGACCAGTATTAGATGTTTTAGTAATCAACGAGATAGGTGATTATAGTGATTATCAAATTATAGGACGAGCAAATAATTTATTAGTTTCTCCAAATACAAATAAAAAATTTGCAATTTTAGGTGAAGAGTTTGATTATATAAAAAAAGAAGAAGATTTACTTTATGTTGGTTGTGCAACAACATCAGGGAAACTTTTAACATATACTAGAAAAAATGATATAAAAAATTTAGAATTTTTAGCAAAACTTCCAGGAAATTTAGGTGGACTTGTTAAAATGAATGCAGGATTAAAATCTTGGGAAGTTTTTAATTATATTCATAGTATTAAAACAAAAGATGGTTATATAAAGAAAGAGGATATAGATTTTTCTTATAGGAAGACAAAAATAGACACTATAGTTTATGAAGTTGTATTTAATCTTGAGTATGGTTTTTCAAATGAAATGTTAAAAGAGTTTACTAAAATGAGAGATAATCAACCTAGTATTGCCAGTGCAGGAAGTTGTTTTAAAAATCCTAAAGATGACTTTGCTGGAAGGCTTATAGAAGCTATTGGATTAAAAGGAATTAAAAAAGGTGATATGAGTTTTTCACAACAACACGCTAACTTTTTAGTAAATTATGGCAATGGAACTTTTGATGATGCAATTTATTTAATAAATTTAGCAAAACAAAAAATAAAAGATGAGTTTGATATAGATATAGAAGAAGAGATTATAATTTACAACTAA
- a CDS encoding menaquinone biosynthesis family protein, producing the protein MKTISVAHSPDADDIFMYYAIKFGWVTPNDAKFENIALDIETLNQATLKGEFDICAISFALYPFVKDDYALLKTAVSFGEGYGPKLIKKKGTTLKRNFKVALSGEFTTNALLFKIAYPNARITYMNFLDIEKAVLDGSVDAGVLIHESILTYDNELEVEKEMWAIWVELSGAELPLPLGGMCLRRSIPLHSAINYENTLIKAVEVANKNRRVLAPMLLEKDLIRVDAPTLDKYLDLYANDNSVKMSEIQYKALDKLFELGYKNGFYENLIKSEDFLIPSEYEELRAR; encoded by the coding sequence TTGAAAACTATAAGTGTGGCACATTCACCTGATGCTGATGATATTTTTATGTATTATGCGATTAAATTTGGTTGGGTGACTCCAAATGATGCAAAATTTGAGAATATAGCTTTAGATATAGAGACATTAAATCAAGCTACATTAAAAGGTGAGTTTGATATTTGTGCTATCTCTTTTGCTTTATATCCTTTTGTTAAAGATGACTACGCACTTTTAAAAACAGCAGTATCTTTTGGAGAAGGTTATGGACCAAAACTTATAAAGAAAAAAGGAACTACACTTAAAAGAAATTTTAAAGTTGCTCTTAGTGGAGAGTTTACAACAAACGCACTTTTGTTTAAAATAGCTTATCCAAATGCAAGAATAACATATATGAATTTTTTAGATATTGAAAAAGCAGTTCTTGATGGAAGTGTTGATGCAGGTGTTTTAATCCATGAATCAATATTAACTTATGATAATGAATTAGAAGTTGAAAAAGAAATGTGGGCTATTTGGGTTGAATTAAGTGGAGCAGAATTACCATTACCACTTGGTGGAATGTGTTTACGTCGTTCAATTCCACTTCATAGTGCAATAAATTATGAAAATACACTTATAAAAGCTGTTGAAGTTGCAAATAAAAACAGACGAGTTTTAGCACCAATGCTTTTAGAAAAAGATTTAATAAGAGTTGATGCACCAACATTAGATAAATATTTAGATTTATATGCAAATGATAATTCTGTAAAAATGAGTGAAATACAATATAAAGCACTTGATAAATTATTTGAACTTGGATATAAAAATGGTTTTTATGAAAATTTGATTAAATCAGAAGATTTTTTAATTCCAAGTGAATATGAAGAGTTAAGAGCAAGATAA